A window of Gouania willdenowi chromosome 12, fGouWil2.1, whole genome shotgun sequence contains these coding sequences:
- the LOC114473670 gene encoding TRMT1-like protein — MATLNNKSVPHVTIQPRGVTPTPERCTSCCSSVHCPLCRPHIFKPTVWSKVHKHLQGHAKRAVQHKGYTIYKCNLECKPTAHFHCPTCKQLFERRHRFVDHLGRCVQQAVEEKQEAMEDEEQEQQEAKEEQPCTINMAELVSV, encoded by the exons TCTGTCCCACACGTCACCATACAGCCTAGGGGTGTCACACCAACACCAGAGAGATGCACCAGTTGCTGCAGTTCTGTCCACTGCCCGTTGTGCAGGCCTCACATCTTCAAACCAACAGTTTGGAGTAAGGTCCACAAACATCTCCAAGGCCATGCAAAGCGTGCAGTGCAACACAAAG GCTACacaatttataaatgtaatttggaGTGCAAGCCGACTGCACACTTCCACTGTCCCACCTGCAAACAGTTGTTTGAAAGAAGACACAGGTTTGTAGACCATTTGGGACGGTGTGTCCAACAAGCTGTTGAAGAGAAGCAGGAGGCCATGGAGGATGAagagcaggagcagcaggaggccAAGGAGGAGCAGCCATGCACAATCAACATGGCTGAGTTGGTTAGTGTGTGA